The nucleotide sequence AAGTACACCTTTGAGAGCTTCGTGGTCGGGCGCGGCAACTCCACCGCCTACGCCGCCGCTCAGGCCGTCGTCGAACGGCCCGGTCAGATTTACAACCCCCTCTTCATCTACGCCGGCGTGGGGTTGGGCAAGACACACCTCCTCCACGCCATCGGCCACGAATCCTTCCTGTCACCCAGGGAGCTGCGCACCGCCTACGTCACCAGCGAGGAGTTCACCAACGAATTCATCGAGGCCATCCGCTACGACCACTCCTCGGACCTGCGGGCCAAGTACCGCAACCTGGACATCCTGCTCATTGACGACCTCCAGTTCCTGGCCGGGAAAGAGGCGACGCTGGAGGAGCTCTTCCACACCTTCAACACCCTCTACAACAACTCGAAACAGATCGTCTTCACCTCGGACCGCCCGCCGGCGGAAATCAAGCTCGACGAGCGGCTGGTCACCCGGTTCGAATGGGGTCTGGTGATAGACATCCAGCCGCCGGACATCGAAACCCGCATCGCCATCATCCAGGCCAAGGCCGAGAACGAGGGCATCCGCCTCCCCGACGAGGTGGTTGACCTCATCGCCCAGCGCGTGCGGTCGAACATCCGCACCATCGAGGGTGCGATTCTGCGCCTCTCGGCCTTCAGCGCCATCAGCGAGCAGCCGATTTCCGCCAAGATGGCCCGCGAGATCCTCTCCAACATCCTCGGCCGCGAGGCCCCCCGGGTTTCCATAGGGATGATTCAGCGGTTGGTCTGCAACCACTTCGAGGTCGCGCTGGGTGAGCTTCTATCCAAATCGCGCAACGCCTCCGTCGTATTCCCGCGCCAGTTGGCCATGTACCTCGCGCGAAACCTGACCGACGCGAAGCTCCACGAAATCGGGCTCCAGTTCGGCGGGCGCGACCACTCCACCGTCATCCACAGCTACAATAAAATCCGCGACGTGGTGGAAAACGACCCCGATATGGCCATCCTGGTCAGCAAGCTGGAACGCATCGCCACCGCCGGCGGCGAATAGTCCCTCCGCTGCTGGATTAATATAAAAAAGGGGGGCACACACCCCTTTTCGCACGCTTCTTGCTATAACAAATTGCGGCATCCCGACGCCTAGGGGTGATATATCGGCAAAAGCCTAAGCCTCAGCCCTTTCGCGCCCGAAGATAAATTTGACAAGTTGGATTTTTTCCGCTAGGTTAGCCTGTGACGGTTGTGAGTTTTACCCGGGCAGACCTTCACAAAAACACAACCCATACAAATGGGGGATTTATGCGGAAGATATTGGTATTATTGGCTATAACCCTTGCCTTCACCGCCTTGGCCGTGGAACCCCAGGCCAAGCTCACCGATTACCTCCAAGGTTACATGGCCAAAAGCGCCGACGACGCGCTCCTGCCCTGCTACATCACCCTGCGGACCCAACTCGACCGGGCGACGACGGCCCAGCTCTGGCTCGGTCGCACGAAGGACGATGCCCGGGCGGCCGTCGTCAACTGGCTCCAGAGCGTGGCCGCGACCGAGCAGGAAGGCCTGCTGCGATGGCTCGCCACCAACCAGACAAACGGCACGGTCGGCGGATACCGACCCTTTTGGATCTCCAATTTCGTCTTCGCCGAGCTGACCCCGGATGCGATCCGTGAAGTCGCCCAACGGCCCGAGGTCGTCCGCATCACCCGCGGCGCCGACGGTGACGGCCAGTGGATCGGCCTCGGATTCAAGGCCGGGGAAAGCGCCGACCCGATCACCGTTTACTCGAACGGCCGCGAAATCGCCTGGGGCGTGGATAAGATCAACGCTCCCGGCGTCTGGGACCTGGGCTACACCGGCGCGGGCGTATCAGTGATAATCGGCGACACGGGTCAACGCTACACGCACCAAGACCTCTACAGCCACTACGACCCCTCCATCAGCTACGATTACGCGGACTCCGACTCCGACCCCTACTTCATATCCGGTGAGGAGCACGGCACGCACTGCGCGGGCAGCGTGGGCTCCGACGGCACCGCCGGCACCCAGGCCGGCGTGGCGCCCGACTTCAACTATGGCGCCCACCGCCTGTACATGTACGGCAACCACCAGGGCGAGCTTTCCGTGTGGGCCTCCTGGCAGGGTGCCGTAGGTTTCGGCGCGGACGTCGTTTCCAACTCCCTGGGCTGGCTGGACTCCTGGAATCCGGATAAGCCCAC is from bacterium and encodes:
- the dnaA gene encoding chromosomal replication initiator protein DnaA → MDRLKELWAQVSGNLKPRIDPYHYKSYISLIKPRSLTEDLVTLEVPNQRYVDWLGSTYLEQIRGELASVSGHAFEVVLVARNNGGGKPQTSPRNPYNPKYTFESFVVGRGNSTAYAAAQAVVERPGQIYNPLFIYAGVGLGKTHLLHAIGHESFLSPRELRTAYVTSEEFTNEFIEAIRYDHSSDLRAKYRNLDILLIDDLQFLAGKEATLEELFHTFNTLYNNSKQIVFTSDRPPAEIKLDERLVTRFEWGLVIDIQPPDIETRIAIIQAKAENEGIRLPDEVVDLIAQRVRSNIRTIEGAILRLSAFSAISEQPISAKMAREILSNILGREAPRVSIGMIQRLVCNHFEVALGELLSKSRNASVVFPRQLAMYLARNLTDAKLHEIGLQFGGRDHSTVIHSYNKIRDVVENDPDMAILVSKLERIATAGGE